A window from Betta splendens chromosome 1, fBetSpl5.4, whole genome shotgun sequence encodes these proteins:
- the synpo2b gene encoding synaptopodin-2 has translation MEPEAEDPDNDNLVPWSGSDGSQELCVSESLAESCNEDDVSGSEYPLDARPPHVFGPEPESAEHLQPQGWVSAGEQQSPPDESGSEEDVLYQEEDEVYLSESRGSVTESPHRPSSPSLSPQAQRHDSKPPAGRASQPHSPSSSSLGGAADMTLALTLTTQQPVGASTRQRTGTGNRRDQSSEEGGSSEAPPASVFFGISDEGAEQAERWNSGSDTDLCRPDRHGRRLTRLGHSESQSERHVKETKSKCKRIALLLTEAPNPQNKGALLFKKRRQRVEKYTLVSYGTGDIKFDREDQIEEDTEEVKSAAYNFVTTSDSEYEEEYSVLQQRHHLSLNWQGVGEMEELPETKGKGVLMFAQRRKRMDELVSEHEERMSKGSPVELLTEPECAEPQDLYDATGTYGDQADYMDERFKQHLEYQENIQQMNHPSNVPKALVPNRTAKPFLGFQDGASPVLQSGTAPATKKHETRFKVPVPINSNPQVWSPTGDIIASRHERISVPAIKTGILPESKRKSSKPSMPTSKSDLQLQGKGERRSYIESEEDCFSLGAEACNFMQPRSVKLKNPPPVAPKPTINPACPPWLSRSPPNETYVLPQSPVSPPSHSSAGPQGQLYLQQQDWVQPQQVANRWAPDQAQARLQTPPSAWAQAGAPPQRHLQPTTNSWSQLPRSPVSMQARSPTHSPHPPPVAPRSRSDSAPNSVASCPPHASKAPPVLPKARSTGKGVNGAGDGPTMSGKGAQLFAKRQSRMEKFVVDAEKVQANKPRSSSPSASLPNSWRYSSNVRAPPPLSYNPLLSPFYPPSATKQAPPASPQIKPKTKEKPKAKHLNSLDIMKHQPYQLDSSLFKYDAVPEAKSPKPAPASKFELTKGLKHRSASHSAHNNASEHGVHVKAEAPAKSPAPGFGRSRSLSLPRRPSSVASPGLLSPLSTPGALPPFAPTQRQAHKPLSPWEAASRSPIGSVDEAFVFQGLPSPAASGVRPAGLSRSLPEPPEEWKRRVSLEPPAVGNYNAAPGFQRRTFSPGKPASTGPPFRPAQPLGPASRPRAGFSPVKYSPLYSAVQYQ, from the exons ATGGAGCCAGAAGCTGAAGACCCAGATAATGACAACTTGGTGCCCTGGTCAGGTTCAGATGGTTCCCAGGAACTTTGTGTTTCTGAATCATTGGCGGAGTCGTGCAATGAAGACGATGTGAGCGGGTCAGAGTATCCCTTGGACGCGCGGCCCCCTCATGTCTTCGGGCCTGAACCTGAGTCTGcagagcaccttcagccacagggcTGGGTATCTGCCGGTGAGCAGCAGTCGCCACCCGATGAGAGCGGAAGTGAAGAGGATGTATTGTACCAGGAAGAGGACGAGGTCTACCTTAGTGAGTCCAGAGGGTCTGTTACAGAGTCCCCCCACCGCCCGAGCTCCCCATCACTGTCCCCTCAGGCACAGCGCCATGACTCCAAGCCGCCCGCCGGCCGAGCATCACAGCCGCattccccgtcctcctcctccctcggcgGTGCCGCTGACATGACCCTGGCCTTGACCCTGACCACGCAGCAGCCGGTGGGAGCCAGTACGAGGCAGCGCACAGGGACTGGGAACAGGAGGGATCAGTcttcagaggaaggagggagcagCGAAGCGCCTCCTGCTTCTGTCTTCTTTGGAATCTCCGATGAGGGTGCTGAGCAGGCAGAGAGGTGGAACTCAGGCTCTGACACAGATCTGTGCAGACCTGACCGGCACGGGAGGAGGCTCACAC GGCTTGGACATAGTGAGAGTCAGTCAGAAAGACACGTCAAGGAGACCAAATCTAAATGTAAGAGAATTGCTCTGCTTCTAACTGAAGCGCCCAACCCTCAAAACAAGGGAGCCCTGCTGTTCAAGAAGCGACGGCAGAGGGTCGAGAAGTACACGCTTGTCAGTTACGGGACTGGAGACATCAAGTTCGACAGAGAAGACCAAATAGAGGAGGACACCGAAGAGGTCAAGTCTGCCGCTTATAACTTTGTGACAACAAGCGATTCTGAGTACGAGGAAGAGTATTCTGTTCTTCAGCAGCGGCATCATTTAAGTCTGAATTGGCAAGGTGTTGGAGAAATGGAAGAGCTGCCAGAGACGAAGGGGAAGGGAGTTTTGATGTTTGCCCAACGTCGCAAACGAATGGACGAACTGGTGTCAGAGCACGAAGAGCGGATGAGTAAAGGATCGCCTGTGGAGCTACTAACAGAACCTGAGTGTGCAGAACCGCAGGACCTTTACGACGCTACGGGAACGTATGGTGATCAGGCCGACTACATGGATGAGAGGTTCAAGCAACACCTAGAATACCAGGAAAATATTCAGCAAATGAACCACCCGTCCAACGTGCCAAAAGCACTGGTGCCAAACAGAACTGCAAAGCCCTTTCTTGGGTTTCAAGATGGCGCGTCTCCTGTTCTGCAGAGCGGCACTGCTCCAGCGACAAAGAAGCATGAAACAAGATTCAAGGTTCCAGTTCCTATTAACAGCAACCCACAGGTGTGGTCCCCAACTGGAGACATCATAGCCTCCAGGCACGAGCGGATATCTGTGCCAGCTATTAAGACCGGTATCCTACCAGAGTCCAAGCGGAAATCCTCTAAGCCATCAATGCCCACGTCGAAATCAGATCTTCAGCTTCAAGGAAAAGGGGAAAGGAGGTCTTATATTGAGTCAGAGGAAGACTGCTTTAGTCTCGGGGCTGAGGCTTGTAACTTTATGCAACCGAGATCAGTAAAGCTCAAGAATCCACCTCCTGTCGCCCCAAAACCCACGATCAACCCAGCGTGCCCGCCCTGGTTGAGCAGGAGTCCCCCCAACGAGACATATGTTCTACCGCAAAGTCCGGTTTCGCCACCTTCCCACAGTTCTGCGGGGCCTCAAGGTCAGCTTTACTTACAACAGCAAGACTGGGTCCAGCCTCAACAGGTGGCCAACCGCTGGGCACCAGATCAAGCGCAGGCAAGACTTCAAACGCCTCCCAGTGCCTGGGCGCAAGCCGGCGCCCCTCCTCAGCGTCATCTCCAGCCGACCACAAATAGCTGGAGCCAACTGCCCCGATCCCCCGTGAGTATGCAGGCCCGCAGTCCTACCCACAGCCCACACCCCCCACCTGTAGCCCCGAGGAGTAGGTCAGACAGTGCTCCCAACTCGGTCGCGTCTTGCCCACCACACGCATCGAAGGCGCCGCCGGTTCTTCCAAAGGCCCGGTCCACAGGCAAAGGTGTTAATGGTGCCGGTGATGGTCCAACTATGTCAGGGAAAGGTGCGCAGTTGTTTGCCAAAAGACAGTCCCGCATGGAGAAGTTTGTGGTGGATGCTGAGAAGGTGCAAGCTAACAAGCCGAGGTCCTCGTCCCCCTCCGCGTCCCTCCCCAACTCCTGGAGGTATTCGTCTAACGTTCGTGCCCCTCCCCCTTTATCGTACAACCCTCTTCTCTCCCCTTTCTACCCTCCATCAGCAACCAAGCAAGCCCCTCCGGCAAGTCCTCAAATCAAACCTAAGACCAAAGAAAAGCCCAAAGCAAAACACCTAAACTCCCTAGATATAATGAAGCATCAGCCTTATCAGCTGGATTCGTCGCTTTTTAAGTATGATGCAGTCCCAGAGGCCAAAAGCCCCAAACCAGCTCCAGCCTCAAAGTTTGAGCTCACTAAAGGCCTCAAACACAGATCTGCCTCTCATTCTGCTCATAATAATGCCTCTGAGCACGGCGTTCACGTCAAGGCAGAGGCCCCTGCTAAGTCTCCCGCGCCG GGATTTGGCAGAAGCCGCTCCCTGAGCCTCCCCAGGCGGCCCAGTTCTGTGGCGTCCCCGGGCCTTCTGTCCCCTCTGAGCACACCAGGGGCCCTGCCGCCGTTTGCTCCCACTCAGAGGCAGGCGCACAAGCCGCTGTCGCCGTGGGAGGCGGCATCCAGGAGCCCCATCGGATCAGTGGACGAGGCCTTTGTGTTTCAGGGCCTCCCGTCGCCCGCCGCCTCCGGCGTCAGACCCGCTGGGCTCAGCAGGTCTCTGCCGGAGCCTCCGGAGGAGTGGAAGCGCAGGGTTTCCCTCGAGCCCCCAGCTGTCGGCAACTACAACGCGGCACCAGGTTTTCAGAGGAGGACTTTTTCACCTGGGAAGCCGGCCTCCACTGGGCCTCCCTTCAGGCCTGCCCAGCCTCTGGGCCCTGCCAGTAGGCCCAGGGCTGGATTCAGTCCAGTCAAGTACTCTCCCCTCTACAGTGCAGTCCAGTACCAGTAA
- the myoz2b gene encoding myozenin-2b, giving the protein MSQFCTMAAGERKKRAAAICREVHGTNGDVMDLGKKLSTPKDIMLEELSLLSNRGSRLFKMRQRRSEKYTFESIQNETNAQLNNDIFAHNAHAVEIKVDPPGHEHSTVADDVVSDKTEKLSITSVAKCYHSPWEEAILRDPDLAETLKLRMPALEPRSELPEYKSFNRVATPYGGFDKAPRGITFKLPEMNLSPPTYPELQDPGIKRPTFNRTAQGWISEGTHLILPTITLEPIKIPESEDL; this is encoded by the exons ATGTCACAATTCTGTACAATGGCAGccggagagaggaagaagagagcaGCAGCTATTTGCCGAGAGGTCCACGGCACCAACG GGGACGTCATGGACCTGGGTAAGAAGCTCAGCACCCCTAAAGACATTATGCTGGAGGAGCTGTCGCTGCTTTCCAACAGAGGCTCGCGGCTTTTTAAAATGCGCCAGCGGAGATCTGAGAAATACACATTTGAAAGCATCCAAAACGAAACGAACGCACAACTAAAc aacgACATTTTCGCCCACAATGCTCACGCCGTGGAAATCAAAGTGGATCCACCAGGCCACGAGCACAGTACAGTAGCAGATGACGTAGTTTCAG acaaaacagagaAGCTAAGTATCACATCCGTGGCCAAATGCTATCACTCTCCATGGGAGGAGGCGATCCTCAGGGACCCCGACCTCGCTGAAACTCTCAAGCTAAGGATGCCTGCTCTGGAGCCGAGATCAGAGCTTCCCGAATACAAATCCTTTAACCG GGTTGCAACTCCTTACGGTGGCTTTGACAAAGCTCCCAGAGGAATCACATTTAAGCTGCCTGAGATGAACCTGAGCCCACCCACATACCCAGAGCTGCAGGACCCCGGAATAAAGCGGCCCACCTTCAACAGGACGGCCCAGGGATGGATATCTGAGGGAACCCACCTGATCCTACCCACTATCACCCTAGAGCCCATCAAAATCCCAGAGTCCGAGGACCTTTAG